From Drosophila yakuba strain Tai18E2 chromosome 2L, Prin_Dyak_Tai18E2_2.1, whole genome shotgun sequence, one genomic window encodes:
- the LOC6528480 gene encoding DNA polymerase zeta catalytic subunit isoform X1, which translates to MAAAAEGIDGVYSVRLVIADFYMEKPQFGMDPCYSELRGKEIKRVPVIRVFGGNSRGQKTCMHVHGVFPYFYIPYDKRDFECLERGILQIAMHLDKAINISLGQGSSNAQHVFKIQLVKGIPFYGYHRVEHQFLKIYMFNPRFVRRAANLLQSGAILSKNFSPHESHVPYILQFMIDYNLYGMSYVHVPLEVLKFRRSHEDEEIPYANVKPAQLLDLISAKKMACSALEVDVSSNFILNRFQLVAKSKSNHTNPGIEAIWNDEKLRRQKLVEKHTDADDAEKAQAVPILELPPTQERHQIEIAESDIFYRTALESKLMTLEQSTLSEQTLSDQTTLANVTMQTTLPGTKAQKRTFNLQKLLANAVYPEECSQDQQQLLVNASFIQNHVSCGNSSNVSLSTPKDESDYMDETLVDEELILSLTQPHGAIPHDATLREEDLELLDALQLLEEQNENESHVDLDSSLAPLSQQKNFELKPELLDKETAAAAGHFDEDCDTDEDADQETRHDYSTALDDVDELLLKLTQSQLEPAESKELEASTKLPQVDGADDRLQRTPIKSSSSKPKSSPPKTPTTPKGQKSFPKSPRTPKTSAAKKYAPLALTIGSSSAKKSNDDFTGRASNPRLSLQLDQGPGSGQLRPEISLRKKVAMSELRRKSVEDSFVILKNDCTPVSSRRRSTRNLDKTHIICSLTPRDRNPCLSDMFESADGKQLPPEEEVMKPRRSTRHQVKDNLPMVGCEGSYKIKSHRSEGSGLVELKPCQSSDECFSEIEKTKSRGRGRGRGRPLTRARPSHSPNQNTKTSLNETVALEQTTNVFSTNSENPQQQLNCVSNELDDLKTQKGSDEKLQSELFPQKPFVISSKDSANSSEKNPYPTSDDEAIESDTESDNIVTKLRKTPNLKRLRRSIRSELLTKQLTPSSAIRPPEIQTTPQLSPKSNESNTPELMRSFYEHSLIVNSPSVFSDVLDSPQTIMDSPKTAPPSPDSNFFVITPLELPPSYDEVVRGSRKMDIPEYEFQKPYYSNPSDVSKVTEVGFLVLHIPGNKLNDCEPFQSVLGNDRGLASWRRQQLITIGGPAMLQRHRGEQKIREYFSTKQRIAIEPAQLAPTWQEAQMWLKAKELLRQREEPKKSSDDIDSPIKIKRQKITMMLPAEEGDGGSGNEDAGEEFDCSLSLTPLSQAKNKGKATPISSKTKETGKNRLQPGTRLNFNENQEKEPTSSQSSEQSVSSSAAQLELDRSSFLRQLECSSQERQHDVSFGLSHATMDNTFGFKVNLENLQQAKADIECNHLTIIILEVFVSTRGDLQPDPMHDEIRCLFYAIEHSLPDENLPSKACGYIMVNTAQDLLSEGHSHAIDRDIEVQVVTNEAEAFEALLALCGRWDADIFAGYEIEMSSWGYVIDRAKHLCFNIAPLLSRVPTQKVRDFVDEDREQFTDLDVEMKLCGRILLDVWRLMRSEIALTSYTFENVMYHILHKRCPWHTPKSLTEWFASPCTRWLVMEYYLERVRGTLALLDQLDLLGRTSEMAKLIGIQFYEVLSRGSQFRVESMMLRIAKPKNLVPLSPSVQARAHMRAPEYLALIMEPQSRFYADPLIVLDFQSLYPSMIIAYNYCFSTCLGRVEHLGGSTPFEFGASQLRVSRQMLQKLLEHDLVTVSPCGVVFVKREVREGILPRMLTEILDTRQMVKQSMKLHKDSSALQRILHSRQLGLKLMANVTYGYTAANFSGRMPAVEVGDTVVSKGRETLERAIKLVENNEEWKVRVVYGDTDSMFVLVPGRNRAEAFRIGEEIAKAVTEMNPQPVKLKLEKVYQPCILQTKKRYVGYMYETADQAQPVYEAKGIETVRRDGCPAVAKMLEKVLRILFETQDVSKIKAYVCRQFTKLLSGRANLQDLIFAKEFRGLNGYKPTACVPALELTRKWMQKDPRHVPRRGERVPFIIVNGPPGMQLIRLVRSPHDILGNEGHKINAIYYITKAIIPPLNRCLLLIGANVHDWFASLPRKLLLTPAVGNANELAGARGAKSTISQYFSTTNCVIDCGRQTKAGICTTCMKNATKCVIVLSDKTARLERGYQLTRQICQACCGRLGSLQCDSLDCPVLYVLEGKRRELHQIEHWHKLLEYHF; encoded by the exons ATGGCAGCCGCAGCAGAGGGAATCGACGGAGTATACTCCGTCCGCCTCGTCATCGCGGATTTCTATATGGAGAAGCCGCAGTTCGGCATGGATCCTTGCTATTCGGAGCTGCGCGGCAAAGAGATCAAGCGG GTACCAGTGATTCGGGTTTTTGGCGGCAACTCCAGAGGCCAGAAAACCTGCATGCATGTACACGGCGTGTTCCCCTATTTCTACATTCCGTACGACAAGAGGGATTTTGAGTGCCTGGAGCGGGGCATTCTGCAGATAGCCATGCACCTAGACAAGGCCATCAACATATCCCTGGGTCAAggcagctccaacgcccagCATGTGTTCAAAATTCAGTTGGTCAAAGGCAT ACCCTTCTATGGCTACCATCGCGTGGAACACCAGTTCCTCAAGATCTACATGTTCAATCCCCGGTTCGTTCGCCGCGCCGCCAACCTTCTCCAAAGCGGTGCTATCCTGAGCAAAAACTTCAGTCCGCACGAGTCACATGTGCCCTATATCTTGCAGTTTATGATCGACTACAATCTGTACGGGATGAGCTATGTGCATGTCCCGCTGGAGGTTCTCAAGTTCCGACGCAGCCATGAAGATGAGG AAATCCCCTACGCGAATGTCAAGCCAGCGCAGCTGCTGGACCTCATAAGCGCGAAGAAAATGGCCTGCAGTGCCTTAGAGGTGGATGTCAGCTCAAACTTCATACTGAATCGGTTCCAGCTGGTGGCAAAGAGCAAGAGCAATCACACTAACCCAGGCATTGAGGCCATCTGGAATGATGAGAAACTGCGCCGACAAAAACTTGTCGAGAAGCACACCGATGCTGACGATGCCGAGAAGGCTCAAGCG GTGCCAATTCTGGAATTACCGCCAACACAAGAGCGTCATCAGATTGAAATTGCCGAGAGCGATATCTTCTACCGCACCGCTTTGGAGAGCAAGCTGATGACACTGGAGCAGTCCACGCTGTCCGAGCAAACGTTGTCAGATCAGACAACCCTTGCCAATGTAACCATGCAGACCACATTGCCCGGCACAAAGGCCCAGAAACGCACGTTCAACTTGCAAAAACTTCTAGCCAACGCCGTTTATCCGGAGGAGTGCTCACAGGATCAGCAGCAACTGTTGGTTAATGCTTCCTTTATACAGAACCATGTCAGctgcggcaacagcagcaatgtCAGCCTGTCAACCCCTAAGGATGAGTCCGATTACATGGACGAAACTCTAGTCGATGAGGAACTAATTCTAAGCCTTACACAGCCTCATGGAGCGATACCCCATGATGCCACCT TGAGGGAGGAGGATTTGGAACTTTTGGATGCGTTGCAGCTGCTGGAggagcaaaatgaaaatgaatccCATGTGGATCTAGACAGTTCATTGGCTCCTTTgtcacaacaaaaaaatt TCGAACTGAAACCCGAGCTGTTGGACAAGGAgactgcagctgctgcaggtCACTTCGACGAAGATTGTGACACCGACGAGGATGCAGACCAAGAAACCCGACATGACTACTCCACCGCCCTCGACGATGTAGATGAGCTGTTGCTTAAGCTAACTCAAAGTCAGTTGGAACCTGCGGAATCAAAGGAACTAGAAGCATCCACTAAATTGCCGCAAGTCGATGGTGCTGATGATCGCTTACAGAGAACACCCATTAAATCGAGCAGTTCTAAGCCAAAGTCGAGTCCTCCAAAGACTCCAACAACCCCGAAAGGTCAGAAAAGCTTTCCCAAATCGCCACGTACTCCGAAAACTAGTGCGGCCAAGAAATATGCCCCGCTGGCTTTGACTATTGGAAGCAGTTCAGCAAAGA AAAGCAACGATGACTTCACAGGGAGAGCGTCTAATCCACGCCTCAGTTTGCAGCTAGACCAAGGACCAGGATCGGGACAACTTCG TCCAGAAATCTCTTTGCGGAAGAAAGTTGCCATGTCGGAGCTACGACGAAAAAGTGTTGAGGACAGTTTTGTGATCTTAAAGAACGA TTGTACTCCTGTAAGTAGTAGAAGACGATCTACACGCAATCTGGACAAAACACACATTATTTGTTCCCTTACACCGAGGGACAGAAATCCTTGTTTGTCCGACATGTTCGAATCAGCTGACGGCAAGCAACTACCACCAGAAGAAGAGGTTATGAAGCCTCGAAGGAGTACTCGTCATCAAGTTAAAGATAATCTACCCATGGTTGGGTGTGAGGGATCCTATAAGATAAAGTCCCACAGGTCAGAAGGAAGTGGTTTAGTTGAGCTTAAACCATGCCAGAGTTCCGATGAGTGTTTCAGCGAAATAGAAAAAACTAAGTCACGTGGTAGAGGTAGAGGCCGTGGTAGACCTCTTACAAGAGCCAGGCCATCACACAGTCCGAATCAAAATACTAAAACTAGTTTGAACGAAACTGTTGCATtagaacaaacaacaaacgtTTTTTCCACTAACTCAGAAAATCCCCAGCAGCAGCTAAACTGTGTTTCTAATGAGTTGGATGATCTCAAAACTCAAAAAGGCAGTGATGAAAAGTTACAAAGTGAACTTTTTCCACAGAAACCATTTGTTATTTCTTCTAAAGATTCGGCAAACTCCAGTGAGAAGAACCCATATCCTACAAGCGATGATGAGGCCATCGAGTCCGACACTGAAAGCGATAATATAGTCACCAAACTTCGTAAAACACCCAACTTGAAACGCTTACGAAGGAGCATTCGGTCGGAGTTGCTAACCAAGCAATTAACTCCTAGTTCAGCAATAAGACCCCCTGAGATCCAGACCACGCCTCAGCTTAGTCCTAAAAGCAATGAAAGCAACACACCAGAGCTAATGAGAAGTTTCTATGAGCATTCGCTGATTGTGAACAGTCCGTCGGTCTTCAGTGACGTGTTAGATAGTCCCCAAACGATTATGGATTCTCCTAAGACTGCTCCACCTTCTCCCGATAGTAACTTCTTCGTGATTACTCCCTTGGAGCTGCCTCCATCCTACGATGAGGTAGTTCGCGGTAGCCGCAAAATGGACATTCCCGAGTACGAGTTCCAGAAGCCCTACTACAGCAATCCCTCCGATGTGAGCAAGGTAACGGAGGTGGGCTTCCTGGTACTCCACATCCCAGGAAACAAGCTAAATGACTGTGAACCCTTCCAGAGCGTACTGGGAAATGATCGTGGATTAGCCTCCTGGCGCCGTCAACAACTAATAACCATCGGTGGTCCGGCAATGTTGCAGAGACATCGGGGAGAACAAAAAATACGGGAGTACTTCAGCACTAAACAAAGAATAGCAATCGAACCTGCACAGCTAGCACCCACCTGGCAAGAAGCCCAGATGTGGTTAAAAGCCAAAGAACTTCTTCGTCAGCGGGAGGAACCCAAAAAGTCTTCCGATGACATAGACAGCCCCATCAAGATCAAACGGCAGAAAATCACTATGATGCTGCCGGCCGAGGAAGGCGACGGCGGCAGTGGGAATGAAGATGCTGGTGAGGAATTCGACTGCAGTCTGAGCCTTACACCTTTGTCCCAAGCTAAGAATAAAGGCAAGGCAACCCCGATAAGTAGCAAAACTAAGGAGACCGGAAAGAATCGCCTTCAGCCTGGAACCAGGCTCAACTTTAATGAAAACCAGGAGAAAGAACCAACAAGCTCGCAGTCTAGCGAACAAAGCGTCTCCAGTAGCGCGGCCCAGTTGGAGCTAGATCGTAGTTCCTTTCTGCGGCAACTAGAGTGTAGTAGTCAGGAGAGGCAGCACGACGTCAGCTTTGGACTTAGCCACGCCACCATGGACAACACATTCGGGTTTAAGGTTAATTTGGAGAACCTGCAGCAAGCGAAAGCCGACATTGAATGCAACCATCTGACAATCATAATTTTAGAGGTGTTTGTGTCCACGCGGGGTGATCTACAACCAGATCCCATGCACGACGAGATTCGTTGTCTATTTTATGCTATCGAACACAGTTTACCGGATGAAAATCTTCCTAGCAAAGCCTGCGGCTATATAATGGTGAATACAGCCCAGGATTTGCTAAGTGAAGGCCATTCACATGCTATAGATCGGGATATTGAGGTGCAAGTTGTGACCAATGAAGCGGAGGCGTTTGAGGCACTGTTGGCTTTGTGTGGACGGTGGGATGCGGATATATTTGCAGGTTACGAAATCGAGATGTCTTCTTGGGGGTATGTGATTGATCGTGCCAAACATCTGTGCTTTAACATCGCTCCCTTGTTGTCCCGAGTGCCCACACAGAAGGTCCGAGACTTTGTGGACGAGGATCGGGAGCAGTTCACCGATTTGGATGTTGAAATGAAACTCTGCGGTCGCATTCTGCTGGACGTATGGCGTCTGATGCGATCTGAGATCGCTTTGACGTCGTACACCTTTGAAAACGTAATGTATCACATCTTGCATAAACGATGTCCCTGGCACACTCCCAAATCCCTCACCGAGTGGTTCGCCTCGCCCTGCACCCGCTGGCTAGTAATGGAATATTACTTGGAGCGAGTGCGCGGCACTTTGGCTCTTTTGGATCAGCTGGACTTACTGGGACGGACTAGCGAAATGGCCAAGCTCATTGGTATTCAGTTCTACGAGGTGCTATCGCGCGGCTCGCAGTTTCGCGTGGAAAGCATGATGTTGAG AATCGCCAAGCCAAAGAATCTGGTGCCACTTTCACCCAGCGTCCAGGCTCGTGCCCATATGAGAGCCCCCGAGTATTTGGCACTAATAATGGAGCCGCAGTCACGATTCTATGCTGATCCACTAATCGTGCTTGACTTCCAGAGCTTGTATCCCAGCATGATCATTGCCTACAACTACTGCTTCTCCACATGCTTGGGTAGAGTAGAGCACTTGGGCGGTAGTACGCCCTTCGAATTTGGGGCATCGCAGCTTCGAGTTTCACGGCAGATGCTGCAGAAGCTACTGGAGCACGATCTGGTTACCGTTTCGCCATGCGGCGTTGTATTTGTGAAGCGCGAAGTGCGCGAAGGTATCTTGCCGCGCATGCTCACCGAGATCTTGGACACGCGCCAAATGGTCAAGCAGTCGATGAAGCTCCATAAGGATAGCTCTGCACTTCAACGGATCCTTCACTCAAGACAGCTGGGCCTTAAACTGATGGCCAATGTCACCTATGGCTACACTGCCGCTAACTTCAGTGGCAGAATGCCTGCAGTGGAAGTGGGTGACACTGTAGTTTCCAAAGGACGGGAGACCCTGGAGCGTGCTATCAAACTAGTGGAGAACAACGAGGAGTGGAAGGTGCGTGTCGTTTATGGCGATACGGATTCGATGTTCGTTCTTGTCCCTGGTCGAAATCGAGCTGAAGCTTTTCGAATCGGTGAGGAGATCGCTAAGGCCGTCACCGAAATGAATCCACAGCCAGTGAAGCTAAAACTGGAGAAGGTCTACCAACCTTGCATTCTGCAGACCAAGAAGCGTTACGTGGGATATATGTACGAGACAGCTGACCAGGCGCAACCCGTTTACGAAGCTAAGGGCATAGAAACTGTACGGCGAGATGGGTGTCCGGCGGTGGCCAAAATGCTGGAAAAGGTGCTACGCATATTGTTTGAGACGCAAGACGTCAGCAAGATAAAGGCGTACGTCTGCCGGCAGTTCACAAAGCTACTGTCGGGCAGGGCCAACCTGCAGGACCTGATTTTCGCCAAAGAATTCAGGGGCCTTAATGGCTACAAGCCCACGGCTTGTGTGCCAGCACTAGAACTCACGCG AAAATGGATGCAAAAAGACCCACGACATGTGCCTCGTCGGGGTGAACGCGTCCCTTTCATAATAGTGAACGGCCCGCCAGGCATGCAACTAATCCGCCTGGTGCGCAGCCCGCACGACATCCTGGGCAACGAGGGTCATAAGATAAACGCCATCTACTACATCACCAAGGCAATTATTCCGCCGCTGAATCGCTGCCTGCTGCTCATAGGCGCCAATGTCCACGATTGGTTTGCCAGTCTGCCAAGGAAGTTACTCCTGACGCCAGCCGTAGGAAATGCCAACGAATTAGCGGGTGCACGAGGTGCCAAGTCCACCATTTCCCAGTATTTCTCTACCACCAACTGCGTGATTGATTGTGGCCGTCAAACCAAGGCAGGCATTTGTACAACCTGCATGAAAAACGCAACCAAATGCGTAATTGTGCTATCAGATAAGACAGCGCGCCTGGAGAGAGGTTACCAACTAACTAGACAGATCTGTCAGGCTTGTTGCGGACGGCTGGGCAGCCTTCAGTGTGACTCCCTCGACTGCCCAGTGCTCTACGTCTTGGAAGGAAAGCGAAGAGAACTCCACCAAATCGAGCACTGGCACAAACTTCTTGAATACCACTTCTAA